One stretch of Acidobacteriota bacterium DNA includes these proteins:
- a CDS encoding radical SAM protein: MSFATAWSLFVDPVTAEKRRLLDERWQNLPPAVKVATQGLGQKATGCGATIGTQPKCDFACTGCYLGTEANRIPALPVEEVLAQIDRIRAWLGPKSNLQLTDGEITLRPADELVRILSHARKVGAIPMVMTHGDNFRRNPGLLERLMTEGGLTEVSIHVDITQRGRDGYRSPKSEVELMPLRDELADLVRNARKTTGLRLRAATTMTITSQNVGQVSDVCRWLIRNRDAFSLISFQPLAQVGRTRSHLEGVSSDQLWAEVGKATAEFGTPIGNAPLHFGHPDCTRFIPMIALEDSKGLKLVELIRDHEKDLEIMKEYTDTGLLGVAFRDDRPEEMVGRALGMMRQAGRFIFGRGRRWVNEKLKESMGTSFAPVLARGLLRQLRVDSVTFTSHHFMDASQLETERGKERLEACVFRVPIDDEMVPMCRVNAGGVREKFYEEITAKAHVHA; this comes from the coding sequence ATGAGCTTCGCCACGGCATGGTCGCTGTTCGTCGATCCGGTAACCGCTGAAAAGAGAAGATTGCTCGACGAGCGCTGGCAGAACCTTCCGCCCGCCGTGAAGGTCGCGACGCAGGGACTCGGCCAGAAGGCAACCGGCTGCGGCGCGACAATCGGCACTCAGCCAAAGTGTGACTTTGCATGCACCGGCTGTTACCTCGGTACCGAAGCCAACAGGATTCCCGCGCTGCCGGTCGAAGAAGTCCTCGCTCAGATAGACCGGATTCGCGCGTGGCTCGGACCGAAAAGCAACCTTCAGCTTACCGACGGGGAGATCACGTTGCGGCCTGCGGACGAGCTCGTCCGTATCCTTTCGCACGCGCGTAAGGTGGGCGCCATCCCGATGGTCATGACGCACGGCGACAACTTCCGCCGCAATCCCGGGCTTCTGGAGCGGCTGATGACGGAGGGGGGGCTGACCGAGGTCTCGATTCACGTCGACATCACACAGCGTGGGCGCGATGGCTATCGCTCCCCCAAATCCGAGGTCGAGCTGATGCCGCTGCGCGACGAGCTCGCCGATCTCGTGCGGAACGCCCGGAAGACCACGGGGCTCCGCTTGCGCGCGGCGACGACGATGACGATCACTTCGCAGAATGTCGGCCAGGTCTCCGACGTCTGCCGCTGGCTGATCCGGAACCGGGACGCGTTCAGCCTGATCAGCTTTCAGCCGCTCGCGCAGGTGGGGCGCACCCGTTCCCATCTCGAAGGAGTCTCTTCTGATCAACTCTGGGCGGAAGTGGGGAAGGCAACCGCGGAGTTTGGAACGCCGATCGGAAACGCGCCGCTCCACTTCGGTCACCCCGACTGCACGCGCTTCATTCCGATGATCGCCCTCGAGGATTCGAAGGGATTGAAGCTGGTCGAGCTGATCCGCGATCACGAGAAGGATCTCGAGATCATGAAGGAGTACACGGACACCGGGCTGCTCGGCGTGGCGTTCCGGGACGACCGCCCCGAGGAGATGGTCGGTCGTGCGCTCGGCATGATGCGACAGGCGGGACGATTCATCTTCGGACGTGGCCGTCGCTGGGTGAACGAGAAACTGAAGGAATCGATGGGGACGTCGTTTGCGCCGGTCCTCGCCCGCGGCCTTCTGCGCCAGCTCCGCGTCGACTCGGTCACCTTCACGAGCCACCACTTCATGGACGCTTCGCAGCTCGAGACCGAGCGTGGAAAGGAACGGCTGGAGGCGTGCGTCTTTCGCGTTCCGATCGACGACGAGATGGTTCCGATGTGCCGGGTCAACGCGGGCGGCGTGCGGGAGAAGTTCTACGAAGAGATCACGGCGAAAGCTCACGTCCACGCGTAG
- the hslU gene encoding ATP-dependent protease ATPase subunit HslU → MAIILPGSVGAGEKSEVEHDLTPKRVVAELDRYIVGQNAAKRAVAIALRNRWRRQQLGAELREEISPKNIIMIGPTGVGKTEIARRLARLTSSPFLKVEASKFTEVGYVGRDVESIVRDLTELGVAMVREERAKQVRAQAEKAARERLLDLLLPGRSRPAPAFQPQNEETDRTETREKMGIWLDQGRLEDREIEVDVRDQGFPSFEIFTNQGVEEMGVNMKDMLPGLFGGKTKKQKMRVGDAREILIEEEAAKLIDQSSLAREAVNRVEQSGIVFLDEIDKVAGRESKQGPDVSREGVQRDLLPIVEGTAVNTKYGIVRTDHVLFIAAGAFHVSKPSDLIPELQGRFPIRVELDALTEADFVRILREPRAALTRQYEALLSTEGLTVVFTDDAVAEIAKIAVTVNDRTENIGARRLQTVMERVLDTLSFEASERPGETVAIDADYVRDHVGDIVRDDDLSRYIL, encoded by the coding sequence ATGGCGATCATTCTTCCTGGGTCGGTCGGAGCGGGCGAGAAGTCGGAGGTCGAGCACGATCTGACACCGAAGCGGGTCGTCGCGGAGCTCGACCGTTACATCGTCGGGCAGAACGCCGCGAAGCGCGCGGTCGCGATTGCGCTCCGCAACCGCTGGCGGCGCCAGCAGCTCGGCGCGGAGCTCCGTGAAGAGATCTCGCCGAAGAACATCATCATGATCGGACCGACCGGCGTCGGAAAGACCGAGATCGCGAGACGGCTCGCACGGCTGACGAGCTCGCCGTTCCTGAAAGTCGAAGCCTCCAAGTTCACCGAGGTCGGTTACGTCGGGCGGGATGTCGAGTCGATCGTCCGCGACCTCACCGAGCTGGGCGTCGCGATGGTCCGCGAGGAACGCGCGAAACAGGTGCGCGCCCAGGCGGAGAAGGCGGCCAGAGAGCGTCTGCTCGATCTTCTGCTTCCGGGCCGCTCGCGGCCCGCTCCCGCCTTTCAGCCGCAGAACGAAGAGACCGACCGCACCGAGACCCGCGAAAAGATGGGAATCTGGCTCGACCAGGGACGTCTCGAAGACCGTGAGATCGAGGTGGATGTCCGGGATCAGGGCTTTCCCTCGTTCGAGATCTTCACGAATCAGGGCGTCGAGGAGATGGGCGTCAACATGAAGGACATGCTTCCCGGCCTCTTCGGCGGCAAGACAAAGAAGCAAAAGATGCGCGTCGGCGATGCGCGGGAGATCCTGATCGAGGAGGAGGCGGCGAAGCTGATCGACCAGTCTTCGCTCGCCAGGGAAGCCGTCAACCGCGTCGAACAGAGCGGCATCGTCTTCCTCGACGAGATCGACAAGGTCGCGGGGAGAGAATCGAAGCAGGGGCCGGACGTCTCGAGAGAAGGAGTGCAGCGGGACCTTCTCCCGATCGTCGAGGGGACGGCGGTCAACACGAAGTACGGGATCGTCCGTACCGACCACGTTCTCTTCATTGCCGCCGGTGCATTCCACGTTTCGAAACCCTCGGATCTGATCCCGGAGCTCCAGGGTCGCTTTCCGATTCGCGTCGAGCTCGATGCGCTGACGGAGGCTGATTTCGTCCGCATTCTCCGCGAGCCCCGCGCGGCGCTGACACGGCAGTACGAAGCATTGCTTTCCACGGAGGGGCTCACGGTCGTGTTCACGGACGACGCCGTTGCGGAGATCGCGAAGATCGCCGTCACCGTCAACGATAGAACCGAGAACATCGGAGCGCGGCGGCTGCAGACCGTGATGGAGCGGGTGCTTGATACGCTGAGCTTCGAAGCGAGCGAACGTCCCGGCGAGACGGTGGCGATCGACGCTGACTACGTCCGCGATCACGTCGGCGACATCGTCCGCGACGACGATCTGAGTCGCTATATTTTGTAG
- the hslV gene encoding ATP-dependent protease subunit HslV, which yields MSEQIIHATTVVSVRRDGKIAMAGDGQVTVGNTVMKRGASKVRRLYRGEVLAGFAGSAADAFALFSRFEAKLEEYGGNIERSVVELAKDWRLDKYLRQLQAYLIVANAERSYLVSGTGDLIQPDENGILSIGSGGPYAHSAAMALLAHTEMSAEEIVRKALEIASTICIYTNDNITVEVL from the coding sequence ATGTCTGAGCAGATCATTCACGCGACGACCGTCGTCAGCGTGCGTCGCGATGGAAAAATCGCGATGGCCGGCGATGGCCAGGTGACCGTCGGCAACACCGTCATGAAGCGAGGGGCCTCCAAAGTGCGGAGGCTCTACCGCGGAGAAGTCCTCGCCGGTTTCGCTGGCTCCGCCGCCGACGCATTCGCCCTGTTTTCACGCTTCGAGGCGAAGCTCGAAGAGTACGGAGGGAACATCGAGCGTTCGGTCGTCGAGCTTGCGAAGGACTGGAGGCTCGACAAGTACCTCCGCCAGCTTCAGGCCTATCTGATCGTCGCGAATGCCGAGCGGTCGTATCTCGTCTCCGGGACCGGTGATCTCATCCAGCCGGACGAGAATGGCATTCTCTCGATCGGTTCGGGAGGCCCGTATGCGCATTCCGCGGCGATGGCTCTGCTCGCGCACACGGAGATGAGCGCCGAGGAGATCGTCCGAAAAGCGCTCGAGATCGCCTCGACGATCTGTATCTACACGAACGACAACATCACGGTCGAGGTGCTCTGA